A genomic window from Rhodococcus sp. KBS0724 includes:
- the hutI gene encoding imidazolonepropionase yields MTTNGFRTTVLTNIGTLVTNDPSLGEGKLGVLRDAAVVFDAGVVVWVGNSTDAPAADIGQDIGGRAVIPGFVESHSHLVFGGERAEEFAARMAGEKYAAGGIRNTIEATRRSTEDELRANVRRLLDESLRSGSTTVECKTGYGQNTESELRSTLIAGQFTDEVTLLAAHVPPPEFAGRADDYVAMACDEMIPTCAPHAKWIDVFCERGAFNREQAHAVLSAGVAAGLIPRVHGNQLGEGPGVQLAVEMGAASVDHVTYVTADDIDALAQSSTVATLLPGADFSTRNKYPDARALLDAGVTVALGADCNPGTCYTTSLPFCIAVAVRDMHMTPAEAVWSATAGGAQALQRTDIGTLSIGTRADAISLDAPSYLHLAYRPGVPLVRDVWKNGQLTTTY; encoded by the coding sequence GTGACCACGAACGGTTTTCGAACCACAGTTCTGACCAACATCGGAACGCTCGTCACCAACGACCCGTCTCTCGGTGAGGGAAAATTGGGCGTACTCCGCGATGCCGCAGTCGTTTTCGACGCAGGCGTCGTTGTATGGGTCGGCAATTCCACTGACGCCCCGGCTGCCGATATCGGTCAGGATATCGGCGGCCGGGCAGTCATTCCCGGCTTTGTGGAGAGCCACTCGCACTTGGTGTTCGGCGGTGAACGAGCTGAGGAGTTCGCCGCCCGCATGGCCGGCGAGAAGTATGCGGCTGGCGGCATTCGCAACACCATCGAGGCCACCCGCCGCTCCACCGAAGACGAGTTGAGGGCCAACGTCCGACGCCTACTAGATGAGTCCTTGCGCTCGGGCAGTACCACCGTCGAATGCAAGACCGGATACGGACAGAACACGGAGAGCGAACTGCGCAGCACGCTGATTGCCGGGCAGTTCACCGACGAGGTAACGCTGTTGGCTGCTCACGTTCCTCCACCCGAATTCGCCGGCCGCGCTGATGATTACGTCGCGATGGCGTGCGACGAGATGATCCCAACCTGCGCACCGCACGCGAAGTGGATCGATGTCTTCTGTGAGCGCGGAGCATTCAATCGTGAACAGGCACACGCTGTTCTGAGTGCCGGCGTCGCCGCTGGGCTGATCCCGCGTGTGCACGGAAACCAACTCGGCGAAGGCCCCGGAGTGCAACTTGCTGTCGAGATGGGTGCTGCATCGGTCGATCACGTCACCTACGTCACCGCAGACGACATCGACGCCCTGGCTCAGAGTTCCACTGTCGCAACTCTGCTGCCTGGCGCGGACTTTTCGACCCGCAACAAATACCCTGATGCTCGCGCACTGCTCGATGCCGGCGTCACAGTTGCCTTAGGCGCCGACTGCAATCCCGGCACCTGCTACACCACCAGTCTTCCGTTCTGCATCGCCGTAGCGGTGCGCGACATGCACATGACCCCGGCCGAAGCCGTCTGGTCGGCCACCGCCGGCGGCGCTCAGGCCCTGCAACGCACCGACATCGGGACTCTGAGCATCGGAACCCGCGCCGACGCGATATCCCTAGACGCCCCGTCCTATCTCCATCTGGCCTACCGGCCGGGAGTTCCGCTGGTGCGGGACGTGTGGAAGAACGGGCAACTCACCACCACTTATTGA
- the hutU gene encoding urocanate hydratase, translating to MEISTPGHEARLVRAPRGPELTTLGWQQEGALRMLMNNLDPDVAEHPDSLVVYGGTGRAARSWAAFDAMVATLKTLKNDETMLVQSGKPVGVFRTNEWAPRVLIANSNLVGDWANWEEFRRLEDLGLTMYGQMTAGSWIYIGTQGILQGTYETFGAIAKKRYNGSLAGTITLTAGLGGMGGAQPLAVTMNDGVAICVDCDVTRIDRRIAHRYLDTKAESIEHALELATAARDAKKPLSIGLEGNAAEIFPALLEMKAPIDIVTDQTSAHDPLAYLPIGIDFGDMKTMSKKDPQKFTEDSRDAMAAHVRAMVGFMDAGAEVFDYGNSIRDEARKAGYDRAFDFPGFVPAYIRPLFEEGLGPFRWAALSGDPKDIEATDKAILELFPDNEHLRRWITMAGEKVAYEGLPARICWLGYGERHLAGLKFNEMVASGELSAPIAIGRDHLDSGSVASPYRETESMIDGSDAIADWPLLNALVNTASGASWVSLHQGGGVGMGRSMHAGQVCIADGTDLAARKLEAVLTNDPGMGVIRHADAGYDHALDTAATRGVRIPMNEN from the coding sequence ATGGAAATCAGTACCCCCGGCCACGAGGCCCGCCTCGTGCGCGCTCCCCGCGGCCCTGAACTCACCACACTCGGATGGCAGCAGGAGGGCGCCCTCCGGATGCTCATGAACAACCTCGACCCCGATGTTGCCGAGCATCCCGACAGCCTTGTCGTGTACGGCGGAACCGGTCGCGCAGCACGTAGTTGGGCAGCCTTCGATGCCATGGTCGCCACGCTGAAGACGCTGAAGAACGACGAGACCATGCTGGTCCAGTCGGGTAAGCCGGTCGGTGTCTTTCGCACCAACGAGTGGGCGCCCCGTGTACTGATCGCCAACTCGAATCTGGTGGGCGACTGGGCGAACTGGGAGGAGTTCCGACGGCTTGAAGACCTCGGCTTGACTATGTACGGCCAGATGACGGCAGGCTCGTGGATCTACATCGGAACTCAGGGAATCTTGCAGGGTACCTACGAGACCTTCGGCGCCATCGCCAAGAAACGCTACAACGGTTCGCTCGCCGGAACCATCACGCTCACAGCCGGACTCGGCGGTATGGGTGGTGCTCAGCCGCTCGCCGTCACGATGAACGACGGTGTAGCGATCTGCGTCGACTGTGACGTCACGCGCATCGACCGTCGCATCGCTCACCGGTATCTCGACACCAAGGCCGAGAGTATCGAGCACGCGCTCGAACTGGCGACCGCGGCACGCGATGCGAAGAAGCCGCTCTCCATCGGCCTCGAAGGCAATGCGGCAGAGATCTTCCCGGCGCTGCTGGAGATGAAGGCCCCCATCGACATCGTGACCGACCAGACCTCGGCGCACGATCCCCTCGCCTACCTGCCGATCGGCATCGACTTCGGCGACATGAAGACCATGTCGAAGAAGGATCCGCAGAAGTTCACCGAGGACTCGCGTGACGCGATGGCCGCACACGTCCGAGCCATGGTCGGTTTCATGGACGCCGGCGCCGAGGTCTTCGACTACGGAAACTCCATCCGCGACGAAGCCCGCAAAGCCGGGTACGACCGTGCCTTCGACTTTCCCGGATTTGTTCCGGCGTACATCCGTCCGCTCTTCGAGGAAGGCCTCGGCCCCTTCCGCTGGGCGGCCCTGTCGGGCGACCCGAAGGATATCGAGGCAACCGACAAGGCCATTCTCGAACTCTTCCCGGACAACGAGCACCTGCGTCGCTGGATCACCATGGCAGGTGAAAAGGTTGCCTACGAAGGCCTCCCGGCCCGCATCTGCTGGCTCGGATACGGCGAACGGCATCTTGCCGGACTCAAGTTCAACGAGATGGTCGCGTCCGGAGAACTATCGGCACCGATCGCCATCGGCCGAGACCACCTGGACTCGGGTTCCGTTGCCTCCCCTTATCGCGAGACGGAGTCCATGATCGACGGGTCCGACGCAATCGCGGACTGGCCACTCCTCAACGCGCTGGTCAACACAGCTTCCGGCGCATCCTGGGTATCACTGCACCAGGGTGGCGGCGTGGGCATGGGGCGGTCGATGCACGCAGGTCAGGTGTGCATCGCAGACGGTACCGATCTGGCGGCGCGCAAGCTCGAAGCCGTTCTCACCAACGATCCGGGAATGGGCGTCATCCGCCATGCGGACGCGGGCTACGACCACGCTCTCGACACAGCTGCCACACGGGGCGTACGTATCCCGATGAACGAAAACTGA
- a CDS encoding NAD-glutamate dehydrogenase, whose amino-acid sequence MKPVSADAKPMAARVRTLCGPYFEGLSAKQYAALSDQRKQAVVASHAEVARSRGSASSVVRDFPAGVLGTGPALQVVSADMPHLVDAVLETLSRSRVEAELTLHPVLGVVYDADGVPALASENVDREAVRVESWIHLGLHESCTDDQATRVVSDIRAVLDRIARVHEDSEALGRAADQAREQLLSAGCGEESEFLRWCIAGNFAFAGCVQQTATESMSLGVLPSQSFTTIPRSDDSPMTVGIVHLGRQYGRSEYVTAIDIRLQESRHRFVGSFTATGEGVDVRDVPLVRDRVGQVLSSVGYDGDSYTGQAMLAVVQSIPLAEILITSPSDLADVLDELTSVEGRRSMHAFIRSVGDGREIAVLLFVPREKFSTTIRITAESVLASALRAENIEFSSRVSESPLAVVHFTATVDHDAEFVSVRRARELRDRIVEACLTWDDRFLVGVTQFEERNRRRCFADRLPPAYKQDFDAARALTDMSVIEDLEAGSVDLRLSAVTNERGSHRLSLFVAGAPLSLGEVLPALQSFGIEVLDERPYLLSGDADDAYWIYDFTLKFANAPTDGFDEFAQRLAAAFVAVQTGRAEADPFNELIALSGLNWRQVVVLRAYSEFLQQARFPYSASRIAEVLCAHSGIAAQLIEFFVQRFDPLAENGDGGVASAVAAETAVAHVSGLDADRILRGLLGLIRHTLRTNYFVRDELEFDHLSLKFDSERISELPAPRPKFEILVYSPSVAGVHLRFGSVARGGLRWSDRKEDYRTEVLGLVKAQAVKNAVIVPVGAKGGFVVKRPPLPTGVAAIDREALLASGISNYRTFIGGLLDVTDNVDSQSGTVLPAPKVVRHDADDTYLVVAADKGTAKFSDIANDVAAQYDFWLGDAFASGGSVGYDHKAMGITARGAWESVRRHFRELGVDTQTEDFTVVGIGDMSGDVFGNGMLCSRKIRLIAAFDHRHIFVDPDPSAGDSFEERSRLFALPRSSWADYDSTMISSGGGVWDRSAKSVPISAEMRAALGLDSDVTAMTPPELVRVILRAPVDLLWNGGIGTYVKCVAESDLDVGDKSNDSVRVNGNELRVRVVGEGGNLGLTQAGRIEFARTGGRINTDALDNSAGVDCSDHEVNIKVLVDGLIALGSRTREERSELLASMTGEVSALVLADNHSQNELMGTTRADCAQMLGVHSRLISSLEAKGSLDRRLEVLPTKKEVAALRKSGLGLSSPELATLTAHIKLDLKAELLQGDLIDNPVFLPVLVQYFPEQLRDHCEGIVRHPLRREIIATVLTNEVVDRGGITYVFRLGEEIGARPEDAVRAFTIVTAVFGLRELWAEIRDARTTTDVSDELILLTRRLLDRASRWMLTRRPQPLAVGAEILSFRKPFVSASELLREWMVGSDLQNLAARSSAITEKGAPETVVHRVELLLDQFGLLDVVEISDRAGRDLDETGSLYFRLSEYVGLVPMLNRVSRLSKDGRWNALARLSLRDELYATIRALTLDVLNTGAAGESTESKLAGWEVRNAPRIERSRLTLAEIEDSGERDLAALSVATSQLRRMVNQ is encoded by the coding sequence ATGAAGCCGGTTTCAGCCGACGCGAAGCCCATGGCCGCTCGAGTGCGCACGTTGTGCGGCCCGTATTTCGAGGGGTTGTCGGCGAAACAATACGCTGCGCTGAGCGATCAGCGGAAGCAAGCAGTGGTCGCCTCGCACGCCGAAGTCGCGAGAAGTCGCGGATCAGCCTCGTCCGTGGTTCGCGACTTCCCGGCTGGTGTATTGGGTACCGGCCCGGCACTTCAGGTCGTCAGTGCGGATATGCCGCACCTCGTCGACGCCGTCCTCGAAACGCTCTCTCGTTCGCGAGTAGAAGCGGAATTGACCCTGCACCCCGTCCTTGGCGTTGTATACGACGCTGACGGCGTTCCGGCTCTTGCCTCTGAGAACGTAGACAGGGAGGCCGTACGGGTCGAGTCCTGGATCCACCTCGGGCTCCACGAGAGTTGCACGGATGATCAAGCGACCCGAGTGGTATCGGACATCCGCGCCGTGCTTGACCGAATCGCTCGAGTTCATGAAGATAGTGAAGCTCTGGGCCGCGCAGCGGACCAGGCCAGGGAGCAGTTGCTGTCGGCGGGCTGCGGTGAAGAATCGGAATTCTTAAGGTGGTGCATCGCCGGCAACTTCGCCTTCGCCGGTTGTGTTCAGCAGACGGCGACCGAGTCGATGTCGCTCGGTGTGCTTCCCTCTCAGAGTTTCACGACGATCCCACGAAGCGACGATTCGCCGATGACGGTCGGCATCGTTCACCTCGGTCGGCAGTACGGGAGATCCGAGTACGTCACCGCAATCGACATCCGTCTCCAGGAGAGCCGTCACCGATTCGTCGGATCCTTCACGGCTACCGGTGAGGGTGTCGACGTGCGTGACGTGCCGTTGGTTCGAGACCGAGTCGGACAGGTGCTGAGTTCGGTTGGGTATGACGGCGACTCATATACCGGGCAGGCAATGTTGGCAGTGGTGCAATCCATTCCGCTGGCCGAGATACTGATCACCAGCCCTTCCGACCTCGCAGACGTGCTGGACGAGTTGACGTCAGTCGAGGGGCGACGTTCGATGCACGCCTTCATACGTTCGGTGGGTGACGGTCGTGAGATCGCAGTGCTGCTGTTCGTGCCACGAGAGAAGTTCAGCACCACGATCAGGATCACAGCGGAATCCGTGCTCGCGAGCGCTTTGAGAGCCGAGAACATCGAATTTTCCAGCCGCGTATCGGAATCCCCTTTGGCGGTAGTGCATTTCACGGCAACTGTGGATCACGACGCGGAGTTCGTTTCGGTGCGTCGCGCGCGTGAGCTCCGTGATCGAATAGTCGAAGCCTGCTTGACGTGGGACGACCGTTTTCTTGTCGGCGTCACGCAGTTCGAAGAGCGGAACCGCCGCAGATGTTTTGCCGACCGACTCCCACCGGCCTACAAGCAGGATTTCGACGCCGCGCGAGCACTTACGGACATGTCGGTCATCGAGGATCTTGAAGCCGGCTCCGTAGATCTGAGGTTGTCGGCTGTCACAAATGAGCGTGGTAGTCATCGGCTTTCGTTGTTCGTCGCGGGGGCGCCTCTCTCGCTGGGCGAGGTATTGCCCGCGCTGCAGAGCTTTGGTATCGAGGTGCTCGACGAGCGCCCGTACCTTCTCTCTGGGGACGCTGACGACGCGTACTGGATCTACGATTTCACTCTGAAATTTGCCAATGCCCCGACCGACGGATTCGACGAATTCGCACAGCGGCTCGCCGCCGCCTTTGTCGCCGTCCAGACAGGACGCGCCGAGGCGGATCCGTTCAACGAGTTGATTGCTCTGTCCGGTCTGAACTGGCGTCAGGTTGTTGTCCTGAGGGCGTACTCGGAGTTTCTCCAGCAAGCACGATTCCCCTACAGCGCATCCCGCATCGCGGAAGTGCTGTGCGCGCATTCCGGCATTGCCGCGCAATTGATCGAGTTCTTCGTACAGCGGTTCGACCCCTTAGCGGAGAACGGCGACGGTGGCGTGGCAAGTGCCGTCGCTGCAGAAACGGCTGTGGCGCACGTGAGTGGACTCGACGCGGACCGAATACTGCGGGGTCTTCTCGGTCTGATCCGACATACATTGCGAACCAACTACTTTGTCCGTGACGAGCTCGAGTTCGACCACTTGTCTCTCAAGTTCGACTCGGAGAGGATTAGTGAATTACCCGCTCCGCGACCCAAGTTCGAGATTCTTGTCTATTCGCCGTCGGTGGCGGGTGTACACCTACGTTTCGGTTCGGTGGCCAGGGGTGGACTTCGATGGTCCGATCGCAAAGAGGATTATCGAACCGAAGTACTCGGGCTGGTCAAGGCGCAAGCTGTCAAGAATGCTGTGATCGTGCCGGTCGGAGCCAAGGGCGGGTTCGTGGTGAAGCGTCCTCCGCTCCCCACGGGCGTGGCTGCCATCGATCGAGAAGCGTTACTGGCGTCGGGGATCAGCAACTATCGAACGTTCATCGGTGGACTCTTGGATGTGACCGACAACGTCGATTCGCAGTCGGGAACGGTATTACCTGCGCCGAAGGTGGTTCGGCATGACGCCGACGACACGTATCTTGTCGTAGCTGCGGACAAAGGGACGGCAAAGTTCTCCGATATCGCGAACGATGTTGCAGCGCAATACGACTTCTGGCTCGGTGATGCCTTCGCGTCTGGTGGATCGGTGGGATACGACCACAAGGCAATGGGAATCACCGCGCGGGGAGCATGGGAAAGCGTGCGACGTCACTTTCGGGAACTTGGCGTCGATACCCAGACCGAGGATTTCACCGTGGTCGGTATCGGCGACATGAGTGGCGACGTGTTCGGCAACGGAATGCTGTGCAGCAGGAAGATTCGACTGATTGCCGCGTTCGATCACCGTCACATCTTTGTCGATCCTGATCCGTCCGCGGGTGATTCCTTCGAGGAACGATCGCGTCTGTTCGCTTTACCTCGGTCCTCCTGGGCGGACTACGACTCGACGATGATCAGCTCCGGCGGCGGAGTGTGGGATCGCTCCGCGAAATCCGTGCCGATCAGCGCAGAAATGAGGGCTGCGCTTGGCCTCGATTCGGATGTCACCGCGATGACTCCGCCGGAACTGGTTCGTGTGATCCTGAGGGCGCCGGTAGATCTGCTGTGGAACGGCGGAATCGGAACGTATGTCAAATGCGTGGCGGAGTCCGACCTCGACGTCGGTGACAAGAGCAACGATTCCGTTCGGGTGAACGGGAACGAATTGCGCGTTCGAGTGGTCGGTGAAGGCGGCAACCTCGGTCTGACTCAGGCGGGGCGCATCGAGTTCGCACGTACCGGTGGCCGCATCAACACCGATGCGCTGGACAACTCGGCGGGAGTCGACTGCTCGGACCACGAAGTCAACATCAAGGTGCTAGTCGATGGATTGATTGCGTTAGGTTCGCGAACGCGAGAGGAGCGTTCGGAACTTCTTGCCTCCATGACGGGCGAAGTATCCGCTCTTGTCCTGGCGGACAACCATTCTCAGAACGAACTGATGGGAACAACCCGCGCTGACTGCGCCCAGATGCTCGGAGTGCACAGTCGCCTGATCAGCAGCCTGGAGGCTAAGGGATCGCTGGACCGCCGTCTCGAAGTACTGCCGACAAAAAAGGAGGTGGCGGCACTGCGAAAATCCGGGCTCGGCTTGTCCTCTCCGGAACTCGCGACGTTGACGGCTCACATCAAACTCGACCTGAAAGCGGAACTTCTGCAGGGCGACTTGATCGACAATCCCGTATTTCTTCCGGTTCTCGTGCAGTACTTCCCGGAGCAATTGCGTGATCACTGCGAAGGCATCGTCCGGCATCCACTTCGCCGCGAGATCATTGCCACCGTACTCACCAACGAGGTTGTCGACCGTGGCGGAATCACCTACGTTTTCCGGCTCGGAGAGGAAATCGGGGCGAGGCCCGAAGACGCTGTGCGTGCTTTCACGATCGTCACCGCGGTTTTCGGATTACGTGAACTGTGGGCCGAGATTCGAGATGCTCGGACCACAACAGATGTGTCCGACGAGCTGATTCTCCTCACCAGGAGACTGCTCGATCGTGCGTCACGGTGGATGCTGACGCGACGGCCACAACCCTTGGCCGTCGGTGCTGAAATCCTGTCGTTCCGTAAACCGTTCGTTTCAGCTTCGGAGTTGTTGCGTGAATGGATGGTGGGTTCCGACCTGCAGAACCTTGCCGCGCGATCGAGCGCGATCACGGAGAAAGGCGCTCCCGAGACAGTTGTGCACCGAGTTGAGTTGCTTCTCGATCAATTCGGCCTTCTCGATGTTGTCGAAATCTCCGATCGTGCAGGCCGCGATCTTGACGAGACCGGATCACTATACTTCCGCTTGAGTGAATACGTCGGTCTTGTTCCGATGCTCAACCGTGTGTCCCGTCTGAGCAAGGACGGACGGTGGAATGCGTTGGCGAGACTGTCGCTGCGGGACGAGTTGTACGCCACGATACGGGCCCTCACACTCGACGTCCTGAACACGGGGGCAGCGGGTGAGTCCACCGAGTCGAAGCTTGCAGGCTGGGAGGTGAGAAATGCTCCCAGGATCGAACGGTCCCGACTGACGTTGGCAGAGATCGAAGATTCAGGTGAACGTGACCTGGCCGCGCTTTCCGTCGCGACCAGCCAATTGCGGCGGATGGTCAACCAGTGA
- the hutC gene encoding histidine utilization repressor, whose translation MAIAEVDAELALLFNEAGGESAPAYERVKNLVISQINSGRWTEGDQLPSENQLVSALGLSRMTINRALRELTNDGLIVRMIGVGTFVAATKAASPLFEVKNIADEIQRRGHRHRTEVAFVREEETDHTQTFLRESVGKTIFHSLMVHFEDETPIQVEDRYVNPREAPEYLSQDFATVTPNNYLSEVAPLVRGEHIVEAVLGSADECKLLHIDRAEPCLLIRRRTWSAHGLVSAARLIHPGSRNRLEGTFER comes from the coding sequence ATGGCGATTGCCGAGGTAGACGCAGAACTCGCGCTGCTGTTCAACGAGGCAGGCGGCGAATCCGCTCCGGCGTACGAGCGTGTCAAGAACTTGGTGATCTCCCAAATCAATTCCGGACGATGGACCGAGGGTGATCAACTACCGTCGGAGAACCAGTTGGTCAGTGCGCTGGGACTTTCGCGTATGACGATCAACCGTGCGCTTCGTGAACTAACCAATGACGGCCTCATCGTGCGGATGATCGGCGTCGGAACATTTGTAGCGGCGACCAAGGCTGCGTCGCCGTTGTTCGAGGTCAAGAACATCGCCGACGAAATTCAACGACGGGGTCACCGACATCGCACGGAGGTTGCCTTCGTCCGAGAAGAGGAAACCGACCACACACAGACGTTCCTTCGGGAATCTGTCGGGAAGACGATCTTCCATTCGCTGATGGTGCATTTCGAGGACGAGACGCCAATCCAGGTCGAGGACCGATACGTGAATCCGCGTGAGGCCCCGGAGTACTTGTCTCAGGATTTTGCGACCGTGACTCCCAATAATTATCTCAGCGAGGTGGCACCCCTGGTACGTGGTGAGCACATCGTGGAAGCAGTATTGGGCAGCGCCGACGAATGCAAACTCCTGCACATCGATCGCGCCGAACCCTGCTTGTTGATCCGCCGGCGCACATGGTCAGCCCACGGGTTGGTCAGCGCAGCCCGGTTGATTCATCCCGGCTCACGCAACCGACTGGAAGGCACATTCGAGCGGTGA
- a CDS encoding DDE-type integrase/transposase/recombinase: MGYTDFTYCRTWAGFVYVTFVIDCFSQAIVGWHASTVKDTAIVTTVLKMAL; encoded by the coding sequence ATGGGTTATACCGATTTCACCTATTGCCGAACGTGGGCAGGGTTCGTCTACGTCACATTCGTGATCGACTGCTTCTCCCAGGCAATCGTCGGCTGGCACGCCTCCACAGTGAAGGACACGGCCATAGTCACCACGGTGTTGAAGATGGCGTTGTGA
- a CDS encoding integrase core domain-containing protein, with the protein MLEGIAAAIGSVGDAYDNALTESTIGLLKDRSDFQEQSVSARARSRQSTTSNSWAMEWVDWSNARCLHSTLDYVPPD; encoded by the coding sequence GTGTTGGAAGGGATTGCAGCTGCAATTGGAAGTGTCGGCGACGCCTACGACAATGCCCTCACGGAGTCGACGATCGGACTGCTGAAAGACAGAAGCGATTTCCAAGAGCAGTCCGTTTCGGCAAGGGCCCGATCAAGACAATCGACGACCTCGAATTCTTGGGCAATGGAGTGGGTGGATTGGTCCAATGCCCGTTGCCTGCACAGCACCTTGGACTACGTCCCTCCGGACTAG